The candidate division KSB1 bacterium genome has a segment encoding these proteins:
- the porV gene encoding type IX secretion system outer membrane channel protein PorV has protein sequence MKKKWAVILAGAVLGAGIAPQVMGITESAVPFLLISPGARASGMGEAFAAVADDATAVFWNPAGLAFQRGREITLMHANWLPQLTNDMFFDFAAYRQSVEGLGTFGINVTYLNMGKQYITGEESPDILGEFTSFDFAVALTYGTLVSKNTAVGVGLRYIRSNLSPVGAGAERGEGKANAFAVDLAFLYRAPWLEGFRIGANLSNMGPKITYIDAAQADPLPTNLKLGLSYDLVNSQYNRLTLAADANKLLVRRYKDGTSDPFYKAIFTAWTDEPLGTEFRNMIYSGGVEYVYSNLFALRGGYYYDQEGQVKYATFGAGIQYHLYRFDFAYVSAKEGHPLSDTMRFSLTIGF, from the coding sequence ATGAAGAAAAAGTGGGCGGTTATCCTGGCCGGGGCCGTGCTTGGCGCCGGGATCGCGCCTCAAGTCATGGGCATCACTGAATCGGCGGTTCCTTTCCTGTTGATCAGCCCAGGGGCCAGGGCTTCAGGAATGGGCGAGGCCTTCGCAGCCGTGGCCGACGACGCCACGGCTGTGTTCTGGAACCCGGCTGGCCTGGCCTTCCAAAGGGGCCGCGAGATCACTCTGATGCACGCCAATTGGCTGCCCCAGCTCACCAATGACATGTTCTTCGACTTCGCAGCCTACCGGCAGTCGGTGGAGGGCCTCGGCACGTTCGGGATTAATGTGACCTATCTGAATATGGGCAAACAGTACATCACCGGCGAGGAGAGCCCGGATATTCTCGGGGAGTTCACCAGTTTCGATTTCGCGGTGGCGCTGACCTACGGGACCCTCGTGAGCAAGAACACAGCCGTCGGAGTCGGGCTGCGCTACATCCGAAGCAACCTCTCGCCGGTGGGCGCCGGCGCGGAGCGCGGGGAAGGCAAGGCCAACGCCTTTGCTGTAGATCTGGCCTTCCTGTACAGAGCCCCGTGGCTGGAAGGCTTCCGTATCGGCGCCAACCTCTCCAACATGGGGCCCAAAATCACCTACATCGACGCCGCCCAGGCGGACCCACTGCCCACCAACTTGAAGCTCGGCCTCAGCTACGATCTGGTGAACTCGCAGTACAACCGGCTCACGCTGGCGGCCGACGCCAACAAACTCCTCGTCCGCCGCTACAAGGACGGTACCTCCGACCCCTTCTACAAGGCGATCTTTACGGCGTGGACCGATGAACCCCTCGGCACCGAGTTTCGGAATATGATCTACAGCGGGGGCGTGGAGTACGTGTATTCGAATCTCTTCGCCCTGCGCGGGGGGTACTATTACGATCAGGAGGGCCAGGTCAAGTACGCTACCTTCGGCGCCGGGATCCAGTATCACCTCTACCGGTTTGACTTCGCGTACGTCTCGGCGAAGGAGGGGCATCCGCTGTCTGACACCATGCGTTTTTCCTTGACGATCGGCTTCTGA